Proteins from one Anaerohalosphaeraceae bacterium genomic window:
- a CDS encoding FAD-dependent oxidoreductase, with protein sequence MSRKIVIVGGVAGGATAAARLRRLDEQAEIILLERGPYISFANCGLPYYLGRTIANRQDLLLQTPESFSKRYRVDVRIQNEALRIDRAGKQIEIQDHRTGRIYRESYDFLILSPGAEPFRPPIPGINSKRIFTLRTVPDVDAIDAFIQTNNPKRVVIVGGGYIGLEMAENLRHRGLLTAVVELAPSVLPAVMDPEMAFYLQEHLQQQNVALWLNDGVAAFEETADALRVRLKSGMLLQCDLAILSVGVKPEVKLAKEAGLKIGTLGGIEVSETLQTNDLSIYAIGDAIEVKHPVLGGAALIPLAGPANKQGRMAADNICGLNRRYSGSIGTGILKVFDLAAAMTGTPEAALKKAGIDYEKIYLHPAHHAGYYPGAAPLHMKVLFSKPDGRILGAQIVGRDGVDKRIDLLAAAVQKRMTVFDLMELELAYAPPYGSGKDPINMVGFVGANVLDGTMPLAHFESLREGDFVLDVRTDGEWKRGHIPGAVHIPLDELRQRLGELPKDRTIYPYCGVGVRSYAATRILLQNGFHVRNLSGGYQTWCSVARRQTADSQTAKQLKEEFCVV encoded by the coding sequence ATGAGTCGCAAGATTGTGATTGTTGGAGGAGTAGCAGGCGGGGCGACGGCGGCGGCACGGCTTCGCCGTCTCGATGAACAAGCCGAAATCATCCTTCTCGAACGAGGGCCGTACATTTCCTTTGCCAACTGCGGTCTGCCGTATTATTTGGGTCGGACAATTGCCAATCGCCAGGATTTGCTTTTGCAGACCCCGGAAAGCTTCTCCAAACGGTACCGAGTGGATGTCCGGATTCAGAATGAGGCCCTTCGAATCGACCGTGCCGGCAAACAAATCGAGATTCAGGATCACCGCACAGGCAGGATATACAGGGAATCCTATGATTTTTTGATTCTTTCTCCAGGGGCCGAGCCGTTCCGACCGCCGATTCCGGGAATCAATTCGAAACGGATTTTTACCCTGCGTACGGTCCCGGATGTAGATGCAATCGATGCTTTTATTCAAACCAACAATCCCAAACGCGTCGTGATTGTCGGCGGCGGCTATATCGGACTGGAAATGGCGGAAAATCTTCGTCATCGCGGTCTGCTGACGGCTGTCGTAGAGTTGGCCCCATCCGTTTTGCCCGCCGTGATGGACCCGGAGATGGCTTTCTATCTGCAGGAACATTTGCAGCAGCAGAATGTCGCCTTGTGGCTCAATGACGGCGTTGCGGCTTTTGAGGAAACGGCCGATGCTCTTCGCGTGCGTCTGAAATCCGGAATGCTTTTGCAGTGCGACTTAGCCATTTTATCTGTCGGCGTCAAGCCGGAAGTAAAACTGGCAAAAGAGGCCGGCTTAAAAATAGGAACTTTGGGGGGAATCGAAGTTTCAGAGACCCTGCAAACCAATGATCTGTCGATTTATGCGATTGGAGATGCAATCGAGGTAAAACATCCGGTTCTTGGCGGAGCGGCGCTGATACCGCTGGCCGGTCCAGCCAACAAGCAGGGACGAATGGCGGCCGACAACATCTGCGGTCTGAATCGCCGGTACAGCGGTTCCATCGGGACCGGCATTTTGAAGGTCTTTGACCTGGCCGCGGCGATGACGGGGACTCCGGAAGCGGCTCTGAAAAAGGCGGGGATAGACTATGAGAAAATCTATCTGCATCCGGCCCATCATGCGGGTTATTATCCCGGGGCGGCGCCGCTGCATATGAAGGTGCTGTTCAGCAAACCGGACGGGCGGATTCTGGGCGCCCAGATTGTCGGACGGGATGGGGTGGACAAGCGCATCGACTTGCTGGCGGCGGCGGTTCAGAAGCGGATGACCGTTTTTGACCTGATGGAGCTGGAATTGGCGTATGCCCCGCCGTACGGCAGCGGCAAAGATCCCATCAATATGGTTGGGTTTGTCGGGGCTAATGTGCTGGATGGGACGATGCCGCTGGCGCATTTTGAAAGTCTCCGGGAAGGGGATTTTGTTCTGGATGTCCGCACGGACGGGGAATGGAAGCGCGGCCATATCCCGGGTGCGGTCCATATTCCGCTGGACGAATTGCGGCAGCGTCTGGGTGAGCTGCCCAAAGACCGCACGATTTATCCCTATTGCGGCGTCGGGGTGCGCAGTTATGCCGCCACACGGATTCTCCTGCAAAACGGATTTCACGTGCGCAATCTGAGCGGCGGCTATCAGACCTGGTGTTCGGTTGCCCGCCGGCAGACAGCGGATTCCCAAACGGCCAAACAGTTAAAAGAAGAATTTTGTGTTGTCTGA
- a CDS encoding TonB-dependent receptor, whose protein sequence is MRSAPKKKGAPAAQWIVLLLMSTVVWGDSVSGLESNDLYNLSLEQLLNIDISVVSKKEETLFEAPGVAVIVPQEEWTLFGDRTLFGLMQRQPSIYTRSSFVFSDNLAGFRGNMSTHAEMHTLILINNRPVRESALGYNFPLYMAYPLAALESVEIIRGPGSVLYGTNAFTGVVNLKTRNIPEKPEWTLSGVGGSYGYYQGTFAGGGRFGSLGLFGTFQSLGQQGEPYKMFDSLGVPGRDDRHSRNFSGTLHLSYEDFTADVFAADIDTYSMGVMPFWSNPHHESQTSRLFSNLGWRHPLADSVELELNLTYNQQKDSLSSPAPLKIGTNSEDWLGEITLYAEPTEGLNLVFGYLKERRRNFRADEDHFQSIPPYKYYPQSAYAQADYQLGTWAKFITGTQWNESGQGREDFVFRHGLILTPFERWGVKLLYGEAFRAPVAMESDLYDPPILTGNPNLEPETIATYDAQLFYHTEKTFAALTVFQSTIEKLIIYNTSVSPWSYMNGGKQTFKGLEVEWKHFLSPRWQILGSYLHQENQADAGLNPTVVPENMFKTGTAYEWEKGSVGVFVTHFGKPPQVDSPMNINPNPKAVTLLSVNLQMDISDWMGMKKGCSTLMLKGENLLNDKEFAPTFAYTGTPNSFPYCAGRTFYAGVKITF, encoded by the coding sequence ATGCGGTCGGCGCCGAAAAAAAAGGGGGCTCCAGCGGCGCAATGGATTGTGCTTCTTCTTATGAGTACCGTTGTATGGGGGGATTCCGTATCCGGTCTTGAATCAAACGACCTTTACAATCTCTCACTGGAACAGCTGCTGAATATCGATATCTCCGTGGTATCCAAAAAAGAAGAGACTCTGTTTGAAGCCCCGGGTGTAGCCGTTATCGTTCCGCAGGAGGAATGGACCCTGTTCGGCGACCGCACGCTCTTCGGGCTGATGCAGCGGCAGCCCAGCATCTATACCCGCAGTTCCTTTGTCTTCTCCGACAACCTGGCGGGCTTCCGCGGGAATATGTCCACCCATGCGGAAATGCATACGCTGATTCTCATCAACAACCGGCCGGTCCGTGAAAGTGCGCTCGGCTACAACTTTCCTCTCTATATGGCCTACCCGCTGGCGGCACTGGAGAGCGTGGAGATTATCCGCGGCCCCGGTTCGGTTCTCTACGGCACCAACGCCTTTACCGGCGTAGTCAATCTGAAAACCCGAAACATCCCCGAAAAACCCGAATGGACGCTTTCCGGAGTGGGCGGCTCTTACGGGTATTATCAGGGTACGTTTGCCGGAGGCGGACGGTTCGGCTCGCTGGGACTGTTCGGAACGTTTCAGTCGCTCGGTCAGCAGGGAGAACCCTACAAGATGTTTGACAGTCTGGGAGTACCGGGCCGCGATGACCGCCACAGTCGGAACTTTTCCGGAACACTGCATTTGTCTTACGAGGACTTTACCGCGGACGTTTTTGCCGCCGATATCGACACCTACTCGATGGGTGTGATGCCCTTCTGGTCCAATCCGCACCACGAATCGCAAACCAGCCGGCTGTTCTCCAATCTCGGCTGGCGGCATCCTCTGGCGGACTCGGTTGAACTGGAACTGAATCTGACCTACAACCAGCAGAAAGACAGTCTGTCCAGCCCTGCTCCCCTGAAAATCGGCACTAACAGCGAAGATTGGCTGGGGGAAATCACCCTCTATGCTGAGCCGACCGAGGGACTCAACCTGGTCTTCGGCTATCTGAAAGAGCGGCGCCGCAACTTCCGTGCGGATGAGGATCACTTCCAGTCCATCCCGCCCTACAAATATTACCCCCAAAGCGCCTACGCACAGGCGGATTATCAACTCGGGACGTGGGCCAAGTTCATTACCGGAACCCAATGGAACGAATCCGGACAGGGCAGAGAAGACTTTGTGTTTCGTCACGGTCTGATTCTGACCCCCTTCGAACGATGGGGAGTCAAGCTGCTGTACGGAGAGGCCTTTCGGGCCCCCGTGGCGATGGAATCGGACCTGTATGACCCGCCGATTCTGACAGGCAATCCCAATCTGGAACCGGAAACCATCGCCACCTATGATGCACAATTGTTCTATCACACGGAAAAAACCTTTGCGGCTCTGACGGTCTTTCAAAGCACCATCGAAAAACTGATTATTTACAACACCTCCGTCTCACCGTGGTCCTATATGAACGGCGGCAAACAGACCTTCAAGGGCCTCGAAGTCGAATGGAAGCACTTTTTGTCGCCGCGCTGGCAGATTCTGGGGTCGTACCTGCATCAGGAAAATCAGGCCGATGCCGGACTGAATCCCACCGTCGTGCCGGAAAACATGTTTAAGACGGGAACCGCTTACGAATGGGAGAAGGGGTCTGTGGGCGTCTTTGTGACCCATTTCGGCAAACCGCCGCAGGTAGACTCGCCGATGAACATCAACCCAAACCCGAAGGCCGTCACTCTGCTTTCCGTCAATCTGCAAATGGACATCTCGGACTGGATGGGAATGAAAAAAGGATGTTCCACCCTGATGCTCAAAGGGGAAAACCTCCTGAATGACAAGGAATTCGCTCCCACGTTCGCCTACACCGGCACACCCAACTCGTTCCCCTACTGCGCCGGAAGAACGTTTTATGCCGGTGTAAAAATCACCTTTTAA
- a CDS encoding DUF1080 domain-containing protein — translation MKTQMRVGFFLVFVFSWGLASGALRHRYSFTSDASDSVGTAHGTLMNGASVSGGQVICDGVDDYVNLPAATIAVNTYSAITLELWSAQPAVNQSYSMTAAFGGRYSNGYGRDYLMLCTTRGDEVSRAAIANTESSSAPWSYEVGVNGPELNDGQEHYYALTINGTGLAYYIDGVLQGTAELGTTTLSRLRTTYAYLARSLYNADPYVQCSINEFRIWDSALSAAEIAQHAAWGPNALSEPLVQFTESDGRTVLFTSQPSRTDSYTIQLLAAPTSNVVITVQPPVSLTVGNGGGQPNVLTFTPSNWNQPQTVTVGIANVGLLGTTEQILHAVSSSDPSYNGGLYELQVSIYEDVCGVWGYVEADYNLDCVVDLEDLAILSRVWLTTETPLDLEQLAGDWLRDTLVYQEDVYERSIQISQQPFAVNPSDVLNTIDEKVYGHFLEHIYHSANGGLWGELVWNRSFELDASSGGGLWSIEGDELVQSSLATDVHMEFGDPSWGDYELTLEAKKDGGNEAFLILFRASDANNFYWCNIGGWNNTQHAIEKEVNGGRSVVTSFVPGSITAGVWYSIRIRCEGNRFQVWLNDTQLFDYTDSSSPHLTGMVGVGTWATQARYRNIQVVSLTDSTVLFSGLPTLPSGQFAAKNWTFFGNGTASADTDALNDNVSVKITAASAGAGLQQDNFKFIPQVYSGSLWMKGTLPAGVRVQLMDGSTVLGQADLPAPTAQWTEYPFQIVSSGTTNNGSLRIVLLGTGTVYIDQVSMMGADALAVGGYRPDLLAAVEALRPSIIRWPGGCFASLYLWKDGIGPQHQRRKYSAYMWDDQDTNSFGTDEFLRMCERIGAEPLLCINTGVLNSACGAPAQWKLSPDTPETYLQYALDWMEYCNGDAQTTYWGAVRAANGHPEPYNVVYWELDNETWAAGSAAYIARVQLFAPAMRAKADELGVPIYLIAVGSGGYDQSWNQDILNGCASLIDFISVHYYEDPSGFKSGPVNYENYLINLAGRIAASANPNIKIYNSEWNAQSTDWRTGLFAGGILNTFERQGANFRIGGPALFLRHTSASGWDNAFINFDHTGWFPAPNYVVMKLWRDHYAPYRVQTTGQDNNLNVVSVLSEDGQTLILRVVNPDPADKSLAFQIDGSFVPQTAVMHYVAPGSLYARNTLAEPNAVRVQAKVVGLNGQTLRLRMPAYSAGVITVSKQ, via the coding sequence ATGAAAACACAAATGCGGGTGGGGTTTTTTCTGGTCTTTGTCTTTTCCTGGGGTCTGGCCTCAGGAGCTCTTCGCCATCGGTACAGTTTTACTTCGGATGCCTCGGACAGTGTTGGTACAGCGCATGGAACATTGATGAACGGAGCGTCTGTATCGGGCGGGCAGGTGATTTGTGACGGGGTGGATGATTATGTGAATCTGCCGGCCGCGACAATTGCTGTTAATACTTATTCGGCGATTACCCTCGAGCTGTGGTCCGCCCAGCCGGCCGTCAATCAGTCGTATTCCATGACGGCGGCATTCGGCGGACGCTACAGCAACGGCTATGGGCGGGATTATCTGATGCTGTGCACAACGCGAGGAGATGAGGTCTCACGGGCGGCCATTGCCAACACAGAAAGCAGTTCGGCTCCGTGGTCGTATGAGGTCGGCGTCAACGGCCCGGAACTCAATGACGGGCAGGAGCATTATTACGCCCTGACCATCAACGGGACTGGGCTGGCCTATTATATCGACGGGGTCCTGCAGGGCACGGCGGAGTTGGGCACAACCACCCTCAGCCGGCTTCGCACGACCTATGCCTATCTGGCCCGCAGTCTCTACAATGCCGATCCGTATGTGCAGTGCTCCATCAACGAGTTTCGGATTTGGGATTCGGCCTTAAGCGCCGCCGAAATTGCTCAGCATGCTGCCTGGGGGCCCAATGCCCTCAGCGAGCCGCTGGTTCAGTTTACCGAAAGCGACGGACGGACGGTCCTGTTTACCAGTCAGCCGTCCCGAACCGACAGTTATACGATTCAGCTTCTGGCTGCACCGACGTCCAATGTGGTCATTACGGTTCAGCCGCCGGTCTCTCTGACCGTCGGGAACGGCGGCGGGCAGCCGAACGTCCTCACCTTTACTCCCTCCAACTGGAATCAGCCGCAGACGGTAACAGTGGGAATTGCAAACGTCGGTCTGTTAGGAACAACCGAACAAATTCTCCATGCGGTTTCGAGCAGCGACCCATCCTACAACGGCGGTCTCTATGAGCTCCAGGTTTCCATTTATGAGGATGTCTGCGGCGTCTGGGGTTATGTGGAGGCCGACTACAATCTGGATTGCGTTGTGGATTTGGAGGACCTGGCAATTTTGAGCCGGGTCTGGCTGACCACGGAGACCCCGCTCGATTTGGAGCAGCTGGCGGGGGACTGGCTGCGGGATACGCTGGTCTATCAGGAAGACGTCTATGAACGCTCCATTCAGATTTCTCAGCAGCCCTTTGCCGTCAATCCTTCGGATGTGCTGAATACGATCGATGAGAAGGTGTACGGGCATTTCCTCGAACACATCTATCATTCCGCCAACGGCGGCCTCTGGGGTGAACTGGTCTGGAACCGCAGTTTTGAGCTGGATGCTTCCAGCGGCGGCGGGTTGTGGTCGATTGAAGGCGACGAGCTGGTGCAGTCGTCGCTGGCGACGGATGTTCATATGGAGTTCGGCGACCCGTCCTGGGGCGATTATGAGTTGACGCTCGAGGCGAAAAAAGACGGCGGAAACGAGGCCTTTCTCATTCTCTTCCGGGCCTCGGATGCAAACAATTTTTACTGGTGCAATATCGGCGGCTGGAACAACACGCAGCACGCCATTGAAAAAGAAGTCAACGGCGGCCGAAGCGTGGTAACCTCCTTTGTGCCCGGGAGCATCACGGCAGGAGTCTGGTATTCCATTCGAATCCGATGTGAAGGCAATCGGTTCCAGGTCTGGCTCAATGATACCCAGCTGTTTGACTATACGGACAGCAGCAGTCCGCACCTGACCGGTATGGTCGGGGTGGGGACGTGGGCGACGCAGGCCCGCTATCGAAACATTCAGGTTGTTTCGCTGACGGATTCGACGGTCCTGTTCAGCGGACTGCCGACCCTGCCGTCCGGTCAGTTTGCGGCGAAAAACTGGACGTTCTTCGGCAATGGTACGGCCTCCGCGGATACCGATGCCCTCAATGATAACGTGAGTGTAAAAATTACAGCCGCCTCTGCCGGTGCAGGCCTTCAGCAGGACAACTTTAAGTTTATCCCGCAGGTGTACAGCGGCTCTCTTTGGATGAAAGGGACGCTGCCGGCCGGGGTTCGGGTGCAGCTGATGGACGGCTCAACGGTGCTCGGGCAGGCGGATTTGCCGGCTCCGACAGCTCAGTGGACCGAATATCCGTTTCAGATTGTCTCGAGCGGCACGACCAATAACGGTTCATTGCGGATTGTTCTGCTCGGCACCGGAACGGTATATATCGATCAGGTGAGCATGATGGGGGCTGATGCGCTGGCGGTCGGCGGCTATCGTCCGGATCTGCTGGCGGCGGTGGAGGCCCTGCGTCCGTCGATTATCCGCTGGCCGGGCGGCTGTTTTGCTTCGCTGTACCTCTGGAAGGACGGAATCGGCCCGCAGCATCAGCGCCGCAAGTACAGTGCCTATATGTGGGATGACCAGGACACCAACTCTTTCGGAACCGATGAGTTTCTGCGGATGTGCGAGCGTATCGGTGCCGAGCCCCTCCTTTGCATCAACACCGGTGTTCTGAACAGTGCCTGCGGGGCTCCGGCACAGTGGAAATTAAGTCCGGATACGCCGGAGACGTATCTGCAGTATGCCCTCGATTGGATGGAATACTGCAACGGGGATGCCCAGACAACCTATTGGGGGGCCGTGCGGGCGGCCAACGGTCATCCGGAGCCGTACAATGTGGTGTATTGGGAACTTGACAACGAAACCTGGGCGGCGGGGTCTGCGGCTTATATTGCCCGCGTTCAGCTGTTTGCCCCGGCCATGCGGGCCAAGGCGGATGAATTGGGCGTGCCGATTTATCTGATTGCCGTCGGCAGCGGCGGCTATGACCAGAGCTGGAATCAGGACATTCTGAACGGCTGTGCTTCGCTGATTGATTTTATCAGTGTCCACTACTATGAGGACCCGAGCGGCTTTAAGTCCGGGCCGGTGAACTATGAGAACTACCTGATCAATCTGGCCGGCCGTATTGCTGCCTCCGCCAATCCCAATATCAAGATTTACAATTCGGAATGGAATGCCCAGAGTACCGACTGGCGGACCGGCCTGTTTGCCGGCGGGATTTTGAACACCTTCGAGCGGCAGGGGGCCAACTTCAGAATCGGCGGTCCTGCGCTGTTCCTGCGGCATACCTCGGCCAGCGGCTGGGATAACGCCTTTATCAACTTTGACCATACCGGCTGGTTTCCGGCTCCCAATTATGTCGTAATGAAGCTGTGGCGTGATCACTATGCTCCCTATCGGGTTCAGACAACCGGTCAGGACAACAATCTGAATGTGGTGAGCGTCCTGTCGGAGGATGGCCAAACTTTGATCCTTCGGGTGGTGAATCCAGACCCGGCAGACAAATCGCTGGCCTTCCAGATTGATGGTTCCTTTGTGCCTCAAACGGCTGTGATGCATTACGTTGCACCGGGCAGTCTGTATGCCCGCAACACGCTGGCGGAGCCGAATGCCGTCCGTGTGCAGGCCAAGGTTGTCGGTTTGAACGGCCAAACGCTGCGGTTGCGGATGCCGGCCTATTCCGCTGGTGTGATTACCGTCAGCAAACAGTAA
- a CDS encoding metalloregulator ArsR/SmtB family transcription factor: protein MDAKIAQKAAAVLRAAAHPIRLQIIEALAHEELCVNKIMERIGCPQAVVSQQLAILRDKDILECRREGTNVFYRIKNKNVIHLLHCVYNHCEP from the coding sequence ATGGATGCGAAAATTGCTCAAAAAGCGGCGGCGGTTCTAAGGGCGGCGGCTCATCCCATCCGCCTGCAGATTATCGAGGCGCTGGCCCATGAAGAGCTTTGCGTCAATAAAATTATGGAGCGGATCGGCTGCCCGCAGGCCGTGGTCAGCCAGCAGCTGGCCATTCTTCGCGATAAGGATATTCTCGAATGCCGAAGAGAGGGGACCAACGTTTTTTACCGCATCAAAAATAAAAACGTGATTCACCTTCTCCATTGTGTTTATAATCATTGTGAACCCTGA
- a CDS encoding TonB-dependent receptor, giving the protein MNRLGLLFLGVLAGVCLSGFLDAAEPAELTPDNFFDMSLEQLMEVRLDSVASLTKSSPRLVPASVTTITQEDIAASGARSLFELLDIYVPNLQWLRNTWEPDNLGLRGIISDRDDKYLLTVNGKVMNDRMHYGAISERDLVLLKDIHHIDIIRGPGSALYGPGAVSMVINIVTHSGLTFEGTDVTFRSGAVEEFYSTEIRHGRRFADRDGGLFTYVGIGKYNGADKYDAPVHYGFDFPTTSDFGWNESPGAPYLPGDGTAAGEAMTRINMPADQAAARGLPPIKLFAQYDEGNWTYWLRYTRGGQQFPWTTGALARVPYGWTDYIRSRMTGNWLPIFPPDWSGDWGDPGIIWYPEYEASSALEQNFYQYQQLTGYVGYETNLSEQTDLSLAFSYDLFDYRRRTVNWFNEVYREDEYYGRAMIRHSFNDSHRAALGVEVSHHELGRKAHGYPDMDFTDDAMANAGVPMNRWSTNLYSLFGEYQWTISEQWTAFFGGRIDDHTYSSRLFSPRASLIYAPTKRDVYKLLWARSVRTNFEEEMRANALVNLPDGDPEILDNVELRYERAQSENLDLAASLFWHYNLELISYSAAAGAAVPVGTQRNWGFELEASYHTEATRFTLSHGFTKLYDFSLSPGQTTIITSQAYGYGDDGALWSNHVTKLTFQHKLSEQWSADGSMRIYWGFGGLKDFDEYQLSQNEYYPIDPDWKRGYRGNYYLNLGLQYRPNQNLTFRVDGMNLLGIFDKDLNKRNYGASGAFRSHAPSIGVSMTYKF; this is encoded by the coding sequence ATGAACCGTCTTGGGTTGCTGTTTCTGGGGGTGCTGGCAGGGGTTTGTTTGTCGGGTTTTTTGGATGCAGCTGAACCGGCTGAGCTGACACCGGATAATTTTTTTGATATGTCGCTGGAACAGCTAATGGAAGTCCGGCTGGATTCTGTAGCTTCTCTGACCAAATCATCGCCGCGTCTGGTGCCGGCATCGGTTACAACGATCACCCAAGAGGATATTGCGGCCTCCGGAGCCAGAAGTCTGTTTGAACTGCTGGATATTTATGTTCCCAATCTGCAGTGGCTTCGCAATACGTGGGAGCCGGATAATCTGGGACTGCGGGGAATCATCAGCGACCGGGACGACAAGTATCTGCTGACCGTGAATGGGAAAGTGATGAATGACCGAATGCACTATGGGGCAATCAGCGAGCGGGACCTGGTGCTTCTGAAGGATATTCACCATATTGATATTATCCGAGGACCCGGTTCGGCTTTGTATGGTCCGGGGGCAGTCTCAATGGTCATCAACATTGTTACGCACAGCGGGCTGACCTTTGAAGGAACGGATGTGACATTCCGCAGCGGGGCGGTGGAGGAGTTTTATTCAACGGAAATTCGGCACGGCCGCCGTTTCGCGGACAGGGACGGCGGACTGTTTACCTATGTGGGCATCGGCAAATACAACGGGGCGGACAAGTATGATGCCCCTGTGCATTATGGATTTGATTTTCCGACTACGTCTGATTTTGGCTGGAATGAGTCTCCCGGCGCTCCGTATCTTCCGGGGGACGGTACGGCCGCCGGAGAGGCGATGACCCGTATCAATATGCCCGCGGATCAGGCGGCCGCGAGGGGATTGCCGCCGATCAAATTGTTTGCTCAATACGATGAGGGAAACTGGACCTATTGGCTGCGCTATACGCGCGGCGGGCAGCAATTTCCGTGGACGACGGGGGCGTTAGCGCGTGTCCCTTACGGATGGACGGATTATATCAGAAGCCGCATGACGGGAAACTGGCTGCCAATTTTTCCTCCGGACTGGAGCGGAGACTGGGGAGATCCTGGTATTATCTGGTATCCGGAGTACGAAGCTTCGTCGGCACTGGAACAAAATTTTTATCAGTATCAGCAGCTGACGGGATATGTCGGATATGAGACGAATTTGTCTGAACAGACGGATTTGAGTCTGGCATTCAGTTATGATTTGTTCGATTATCGACGCCGGACTGTAAACTGGTTTAACGAGGTCTATCGAGAAGACGAATACTACGGGCGGGCCATGATTCGCCATTCCTTCAATGACAGTCACAGGGCGGCCTTGGGCGTTGAGGTTTCGCATCATGAGCTGGGACGAAAAGCTCATGGATATCCGGATATGGATTTTACAGATGATGCGATGGCCAATGCCGGGGTTCCAATGAATCGCTGGTCTACAAATTTATATTCGCTGTTCGGGGAATACCAGTGGACAATCAGTGAACAATGGACCGCGTTTTTCGGCGGACGTATTGACGATCATACTTACAGCAGCCGGCTGTTTTCCCCGCGGGCTTCGCTGATTTATGCTCCCACGAAACGAGATGTTTATAAGCTTTTGTGGGCGCGTTCCGTACGGACTAATTTTGAAGAAGAAATGCGGGCGAATGCATTGGTCAATCTGCCGGACGGCGACCCGGAAATTCTGGACAATGTTGAGCTGCGGTATGAACGTGCCCAGAGCGAGAACCTGGATTTGGCAGCTTCGTTATTCTGGCACTATAATCTGGAATTGATTTCCTATTCGGCGGCTGCCGGAGCGGCTGTGCCGGTGGGGACTCAGCGAAACTGGGGTTTTGAATTGGAGGCTTCTTATCATACAGAAGCTACACGATTCACCCTTTCCCATGGATTTACCAAATTGTATGATTTTTCGCTGTCACCGGGGCAGACCACCATTATTACCTCGCAGGCCTATGGGTATGGGGATGACGGGGCCTTGTGGTCCAATCATGTGACGAAGCTGACCTTTCAGCACAAACTGAGCGAACAATGGTCCGCAGACGGGTCGATGCGGATTTACTGGGGATTCGGCGGTCTGAAGGATTTTGACGAATACCAGCTTAGTCAGAACGAGTACTATCCGATAGATCCAGACTGGAAGCGCGGCTACCGGGGCAATTATTATCTGAATTTGGGCCTTCAGTATCGACCCAATCAAAACCTGACCTTTCGAGTTGATGGGATGAATCTGCTGGGAATTTTCGACAAGGATTTGAATAAGCGGAATTATGGTGCCAGCGGCGCCTTCCGTTCACATGCACCGTCAATTGGGGTTTCCATGACCTATAAATTTTAA